The sequence below is a genomic window from Pseudomonas cannabina.
GGCCGACTACCGCCAGCGTTTCGCCTGCCGTGATACTCAGATCGATATCACTCAGCAAGGCCGTACCACGCACCGAATAACCCAACCCGGAGCAACCGAGTACGGGTGAACCGAGCGACTGCGCAAAGGCGTTCATCGCGTGCTGTTGCCCCGGATAAGAATCAATGCGAAGACTGGCGCGCCGATCAGCGCAGTAATCACCCCGATCGGCAGTGCCTGACCTTTGATCATCGTGCGCGAGAGGATGTCTGCAGCGATCAGAAACAGCGCGCCACTCAGTGCGCTCAGCGGCACCAGCCGTGCGTGACGTACGCCGACCAGCATGCGTACCGCGTGCGGAATCACCAGCCCGACAAAACCGATGGAGCCGACAATCGAGACCATGACCGCCGTCACCAGCGCTGCGGTGGCGATCAGGATGATCTGCACACGTCGCACCGCAATGCCGAGCGAGGCGGCCGAATCGCTGCCGAAAGTGAAGGCATCCAGCGCGCGTCGGTACCACAGACAAACGAGCAGACCGGCCAGCGCCGTCGGCACTGCCAGCCACACCGAATGCCAGCGCACCCCGCTAAGGTTGCCCAGCAACCAGAACATGATGCCGCGGGCCTGCTCGGAACTGGCGGATTTGGTGATCATGAACGAGGTCAGCGCGTTGAACAGTTGTGAACCGGCGATCCCCGCCAGAATGATCTGCACGGATGCGGTGGTGCCCCGTGAGGAATGCGCGAGCAGGGCCACCAGCGAAAACGCCGCCACGGCCCCGACGAACGCGCCAGCCGACATGGAAATCGCCCCCGCGCCAAAACCCAGGATGGCCACCAGCACCGCGCCGGTCGAGGCCCCGGCGGAAATCCCCAGCAGGTACGGGTCGGCCAGCGGGTTGCGCAACAACGATTGCAGCACCACGCCGCAGATCGCCAGCCCGGCTCCGCAGGCTGCCGCAACGATGGCGCGGGTCAGCCGGTAATTCCAGACGATGCCTTCGTCGATAGGGTCGAGCATATAACCGGCCGCCCAGAGTTTGTTGGCCAGCACCTGAAAGACTACTGAAAGGCTGATCGATGTTTCACCAATCGCCGCGCCGATCATGATCGCCAGCACCAGGATTGCGGCAACCCACAGCAGATGGCCAAACGCTACAGGCCATCTCATCGGGCGGCGTTGAAACGGTTGGCGGCGTCGGCCAGCTCTTCGAAACCGGTGAACAGGCGCAGACCGGCCTGCATGCCCTCGGCGTCGATGATCACGATCCGGTCGTGCTTGACCGCATCCATGTTGCGCGTCACCGGGTCGCTCTTGAGGAAGGCGATCTTCTTCAGGTAGTCGTCGGCCGGAAAGCGGCGGCGGTCCATGCGTGCAATCACCAGAATGCTCGGGTTGGCCTTGGCGATGGTTTCCCAGCCCACGGTCGGCCATTCTTCGTCGGATTGTACGATGTTGCGCATGCCCAGGCTGTTGAGCATGAAGTCCGGAATGCCTTTGCGGCCCGCCACAAACGGGTCGCTGGCGATCTCGGAGCTGGAAAACCAGAACAGCGCAGACACGTCGTTGGCCTTGTTCTGGTTGACGTTGGCAATCGCTGCGCTGAGGCGCGCCTTGAGGTCGGCGACCAATGCGTCGCCGCGATCCCGTACATCAAAAATCTGCGCCAGCTGTTCGATGCTTTTGTAAATGGTCTCGATGCGAAACGGCTCCAGACGCGTGCCATCGGCGCCGACCAGATTGTCTTTGCCTTCGCAATCGGACGGCAGGATATAAGTCGGGATTTTCAGATCATGGAACTGCTCGCGGGTGCCAACCGCGCCCTGTTTGCCGACCATCCACTCCAGCTGCACGACCACCAGCTCTGGGCGCTTGCCGATCACCGCTTCGAAGCCCGGTTCGTTATCGGCCAGGCGCTCGACCTTGTCGTTCTGCGCCTTGAAACGTGGCAGCACGTTGTTGAACCACAGCGAAGTGCCGACCAGCTTGTCGCCGAGGCCCAGTTCGTAGAGCATTTCAGTTCCGGCCTGACCAATGGTTACGGCTTTGGTCGGCGCATGCGCGAAGGTCAGGGTCGAGCCGCAGTTTTCCACGGTCAGCGGATACTGGGTCGGTGCCGCAAACGTCAGGGTCGACAGGGTCAGGCAAGCGGCGAGGGCGGCAAGGCGGGGCAGCGACATGAAATGCGGTCTCCATTGGAGCAGGTGCCAAGGCGCAATGCATATCAGGAAACACATCCCCGGCAGATGACCGGGCACGACAAAAAATGCCGACGCGTGCGGATGTCCTTCCCGGACACCCCGCCGGTTAGTGGGTTGAATCAGGTCGGCAGGTCTCCTGACTGGCATGTCATCGCCTCGCTCCGGCCTTCCCGGACCTGAATCCAGTGGCAGTCATAGAGCAGGCTCGATGCCTACAGTTGCGGGGGCAGTTTCGTTTTGACCTTTTGAAACAAGGCGTGCGAATTCCCTGTTAGTTCCTCTCGGAAACCGACGGCCGGCATGGTAAACGATAAGGGTTTTAGTGGCTAATGCTTTGCGTTCGCAGCAGGCTGTTGGTCAGATGCAGGCGCATCGCGGCGCGTGCCGCATCCCGGTCCTGGCGAGCGATGGCGTCGAAAATCTGCTCTTGCTCACGTTGTTGAGCTTCCGGATCATCTTCGGTGTGCAGTAACGTAATATATATTGCCGAAGCCACTGCGCGTGCGCGGCAGAATGCTGCTGCCCAGCTGGCTCATGACGTCTGTGAAGAAGCTGTTGGCGGTGCACAGCGAGATCTGCCGGTGGAATTCGAAGTCGGCTTGCAGGGTGTCTTTGCCGAGGCGTGCGCAACGATGTAATTCATCGAGGGCCTGACGAATTGCCTCCAACTGCCCGGGCGTACGGCGTTGCGCGGCGAGGGCGGCGGATTCGGGTTCAAGGCTCAGACGCAGTTCGATGATCGGCGCTGCGTCACCGGGTGTGCCAATGGCGGGGGCGTCCTGCGGTGAACTCCCGGTCTGTGAGGCGTCGACCACGAATGTGCCGATGCCATGCCGGGTTTCGACCAGGCCTTCGGCCTGCAAGCGCGACATCGCCTCGCGCACCACCGTGCGGCTGACCCCGGTTTCACGGATGATCACCTGCTCGGTGGGCAGCTTTTCGCCACTGCGCAGTTCACCTTCGCGAATCCTACGCGAGAATTCGGCGACCAGTTGCTGGGTCAGGCTGGAACGGCGGCCTTTGGGGGCGGAAGGTTGTTCCATGGCAGGGTGATCGGTCCGTTTGGGGTGGCTGAGTATAACCGTACTCAGAGCCTGTTTTGTGTCGGTATCGCAGCCTATACTCGCGTATCGGACAGAACTGAGGCTGCAATGCCGGACAACGCGCTTTCTTCGCAAAAGAACCACCGACGCCTGGCGGAAACCCTGGTTGACCGCTTTGCCCAGCGCATGCGTGACGGGGTGCTTCAGCGCGGCGAAAAACTGCCTTCCGAGCTGCATATCATGGAAGCCGAAGGCGTCAGCCGCACGGTGGTGCGGGATGCCTTGTCGCGGATGCAGGCTGCGGGCCTGGTGGAAACCCGCCACGGCGTAGGGACATTTGTCCTCGACATGCCGCCGCCCGAGGGGTTTTCCGTCGGCCCGGCGACCATCGCCACCGTGTCCGATGTGCTGAACCTGCTGGAGTTTCGTTTGAGCCTTGAGGTCGAGGCCGCCGGTCTTGCCGCCCAGCGCCGCAGCCCGGAAGCGCTGCTGGAACTCAAACGGGCTTTCGATGCGTTGCTCGAAGGGCCGCAGAAGTCCGGGACCACGATCAATGCCGACTTTCAGTTTCACCTCAAGATCGCCAAGGCGTCCGGCAATGCCTACCTGATCGACATCATGAAACACCTGGGCACCAAATTGATCCCGCGCACCCGCATGAATTCGGCGTACACCGGGCAGAGCGACCGCAATGCCTACCTGGCCGGAATCAACGCTGAACACCGGCACATCTACAACGCTATTGCCGAAGGCAACGTCGATGCCGCGCGCTCGGCCATGTACCTGCACCTCAACGGCAGCCGCATGCGCTTGCGCCGTACTCAGTCGGTGTACAGCGACTGAGCGATTCATGAGCGGACGCGGAGCGTCCAGAAACGCATGCGACGCGGAGCGTCGCACGATAGTTGATAATCAAAAGGCTTTTTTACCGCGATATCACTGACGACGCAGCGGCCCCCGGATCAGTGTCAGGGCGAAGGAACCCGACGAAGTCGGGCCGGAAACGGAGCCGGGATTTTGGTTACTTTGATCCTTCAAAGTAACTCGCCGAGAGGCGAAAAGATGACTTGAGCCGTAAATACATCCAACTGACATCGCAGAACCGCTACGTGACTGTGCCACACACTCAAGAGTGGACGCGGAGCGTCCAGAAACGCATGCGACGCGGAGCGTCGCACGATAGTCAGATCGTTCGCAAAATGCATGTCATGACGCTCCGCGTCGCCATCTGCGCTACAAAAAGTTGTACTGCACGCCCACGCGCAATCTCAGCTGGCGCTTGTCATCTTCCGAATCGACCTTGATGTCGCCCACCTCGAAGAACGGCACCCAGCGCTTGTCCCATCTGTATTTGAAGGCTGCGTTCTGCTCGTAGTCGGTCTTGCCGTTGTCGTAGCGGATGTAATCGGCATCGAAATAGGTGAACTGGTATTCGTATGTCCACGGCCCTTTGCTGGCGTAGTTGACCCAGACGTCGTAACGATTGATCGACTGGTCGTCCATCTGGTTGTCGGGCATCTGGTGGTTGACCTTGTCGCGGTCCAGTTTGATCGAGTCGTAGCGATAACGCCCGGAGACGCTCAACTGGTCATTCACTTTGTAACCCAGCTTGAGGCCCATTTTGTAGGCTGTGGATTTCTCGATGCTTTCCAGCGCCAGCGACGGGGTGAGCGTCCACTTTTCATCGAGCCGGTGTTGGTAGCTTGCCGTCAGTTCGTGGCCGTTGCCGACGGTGTTGTCGAACGCCACGTCCTGTCGGTCGCCTGCGGTCTTGTACTTGAGTTCCCCTTCAAAGCCCCAGCCGCTGTCCAGACGGGTGCCGAATTTGACCCGGTCGGCGTGCATACGTGTGCTTTCCGCGTACTGATGGCGGTAGTTGATGTAAGCGCTGTCGGCATGTGTCCATGCGCAAGGCAGCAGGGCGGCAAAAGCGAGCAGTGCGAGTGATTTTTTCATTTTTTTTATTCTTGTTGATTGAAGTTCTGGGTGTGTTGAAGCAAATCGCGGGCAGCCGGGTCCTGTGGCCTTGTTGGCCAGGAATCAGCGTGTCAGCAGAGGTCGGGGTCCGGGCTGTCGCCAGCCGGGAGCAGGGTTATCCCGTCGGGCGCAGGTCCATGTCGCGACTGGCCTGGATCAGCATGCGCGAGTACTCGTGTCGGGCCTGATCGTTGACCAGCTGGCTGCTGTCGAGTGTTTCCAGCACCTGCCCCTGCTGCATGACCGCCACCCGGTCACACAGATGCGCCACCACGCCAAGGTCGTGGGTCACCATCAGGTAGGTCAGGCCTTGCTGGCGGCGCAGATCGGACAGCAGGTTGAGGATTTCGGCCTGCACCGAAACATCCAGCGCCGAGGTCGGTTCGTCGAGCAACAGCACGCGCGGTTCGAGAATCAGCGCGCGTGCAATTGCTACGCGCTGGCGCTGGCCGCCAGACAACTGATGCGGATACCTGAACCGGAAGCTCTCATTGAGACCAACCTTGTTCAGCACCTCGCAGACGCGCCGGTCACGCTCACCGATCTTGTGAATGCTCAGCGGCTCCTTGAGGGCAGCGTCGATGGTGTGGCGCGGGTGCAGCGAGGCATACGGGTCCTGAAAGACCATCTGCACGGTGCGGTAATGGCTGGCGTCGAGCTTGCGCTGTACCGCCTGGCCCGCCACGCTCAAGGCGCCGGTCCAGTGATGATATTGCCCGGCCAGGCAACGCAGCACGGTGGTCTTGCCCGAGCCGGACTCACCGACCAGCCCGAACGACTGGCCTTGCTCGACCTGCAGGTTGACGTCCCTGAGCACGTGGTTCAGCGCGCTGCCCGTACCGAAACTCAGGTTCAGTGAATCGACGGTGATCATTGCCATGGGAGCATTCTCAGTGAGTGAGCCAGAGAGGATCGCGCTGCAACACCGGCAGGCTGGCGCGGGGACGGTCAAGGCTGGGCAGGGCGGCGAGCAGGCCCTGGGTGTACGGGTGACACGCCTGATCCAGCTCGTTGGCGTTCAGCGACTCCACCACCCGCCCGGCGTACATCACCAGCACCCGGTCGCAGAAGTGGCGCACCATGGTCAGGTCGTGGCTGATGAAAATCAGGCCCAGATCACGCTCGCTGACCAGTTCTTCAAGGACGTTGAGCACCTGACGCCGCACCGATACGTCCAGCGCAGATGTCGGCTCGTCGGCGATGATGACTTGCGGATCGGTGATGACCATCATTGCGATCATGATCCTTTGCCCCATATCGCCGGAGACTTCGTGGGGGTACAGCTCGTAGACCCGCGCCGGTTCGCGAATGTGCACCTTGGCGAGCATGTCCAGCGTGCGCTCGCGGGCTTCTCTTTTCGACACGCGGTGATGCGCCAGGTAGGCTTCGGCGATCTGTTCGCCGACCTTGATCACCGGGTTCAGCGAGTATTTCGGGTCTTGCATGATCATCGACATGCGTCGGCCACGAATGCCCTGCATCTGTTTTTCGCTACAATCGAGCAGGTCGACATCGCCGAAACGCAGCGTTTTCGCGGTCACTCTGGCCGTTGCCGGGTGCAGGCGCAGCAGGCTGCGGCCGACCGTGGATTTGCCCGAGCCCGATTCGCCGACAATCGCCAGCTTTTCCCGGCCCAGGGTGAACGAGACGTCGCGGACCGCTGCCGTGGTCTTGCCCGCATGATTGAATTCGACCCGCAGATCTTCCACCGCAAGCTTTATCGGTGGCATGGCTGTTTTCGACATGGCTGTCAGCTCCTTTTCTTGTTATTCGATGTCTGTCATTCGCTACGCGGGTCGAGCACATCGCGCAGGCCGTCGCCCAGCAGGTTGAAGGCCAGGCTGACCAGCATGATGGTGGCGCCGGGTGCTGCGACCAGCCACCAGCTTTCCAGCATGTAGCGTCGGCCGCTGGAAATCATCGCGCCCCATTCCGGCAGCGGGGCCTGCGCGCCGAGGCCGAGAAAACCCAGCGCGGCGGCAGTGAGAATGATGTTGGCCATGTTCATGGTCAGGCGGATGATCACTGAGGACAGGCACATTGGAATGATGTGGCGACCGATAACGCGAAGTGCCGAGGCGCCTTGCAGTTTCACCGCCACGACGAAGTCGGCGTTGCGCAGCGACAGGGTTTCGGCCCGTGCCAGACGCGCGATCGGTGGCCAGGCGGTGAGGGCGATGGCGATGACCGCCTGCTCCAGACCCGGCCCAAGGGCTGCGATGAACGCCAGCGCGAGCACCAGGCTCGGGAACGAGATGAAGATGTCGGTGATGCGCATGAACAGGCTGTCGACCCAGCCACCGAAATAGCCGGAAACAGTCCCGATCAACATGCCGATGGGGCCGACGATCACCGTTACCAGCATCACGATGTACAGCGTGATGCGCGAGCCGTACACCAGCCGGCTGAACACGTCGCGGCCGTATTCATCGGTGCCGAACCAGTGTTGCGCGCCCGGCATGCGCAGCGCAGCAGACATGTCCTGGGCGAGCGGGTCATGGGTGGCGATCAACGGCGCGAACAGGGCGACGACCATCAATGTACTGATCACGATCAGGCCCGCGAGGGTCATCGGGTTGCGCAACAGAAAACGCATCAGACGCGCGGCGCTGGCGGTGAACGCCGCAAAACTTGATTGCGGGGCCTGGACCATCGGTTTGGCGCTGCTTGCAAGAGAAGTAGTCATCAGCGGGTTCTCGGGTCGAAGACTTTATAAAGTG
It includes:
- a CDS encoding oligogalacturonate-specific porin KdgM family protein — encoded protein: MKKSLALLAFAALLPCAWTHADSAYINYRHQYAESTRMHADRVKFGTRLDSGWGFEGELKYKTAGDRQDVAFDNTVGNGHELTASYQHRLDEKWTLTPSLALESIEKSTAYKMGLKLGYKVNDQLSVSGRYRYDSIKLDRDKVNHQMPDNQMDDQSINRYDVWVNYASKGPWTYEYQFTYFDADYIRYDNGKTDYEQNAAFKYRWDKRWVPFFEVGDIKVDSEDDKRQLRLRVGVQYNFL
- a CDS encoding FecCD family ABC transporter permease, encoding MRWPVAFGHLLWVAAILVLAIMIGAAIGETSISLSVVFQVLANKLWAAGYMLDPIDEGIVWNYRLTRAIVAAACGAGLAICGVVLQSLLRNPLADPYLLGISAGASTGAVLVAILGFGAGAISMSAGAFVGAVAAFSLVALLAHSSRGTTASVQIILAGIAGSQLFNALTSFMITKSASSEQARGIMFWLLGNLSGVRWHSVWLAVPTALAGLLVCLWYRRALDAFTFGSDSAASLGIAVRRVQIILIATAALVTAVMVSIVGSIGFVGLVIPHAVRMLVGVRHARLVPLSALSGALFLIAADILSRTMIKGQALPIGVITALIGAPVFALILIRGNSTR
- a CDS encoding ABC transporter ATP-binding protein, producing the protein MPPIKLAVEDLRVEFNHAGKTTAAVRDVSFTLGREKLAIVGESGSGKSTVGRSLLRLHPATARVTAKTLRFGDVDLLDCSEKQMQGIRGRRMSMIMQDPKYSLNPVIKVGEQIAEAYLAHHRVSKREARERTLDMLAKVHIREPARVYELYPHEVSGDMGQRIMIAMMVITDPQVIIADEPTSALDVSVRRQVLNVLEELVSERDLGLIFISHDLTMVRHFCDRVLVMYAGRVVESLNANELDQACHPYTQGLLAALPSLDRPRASLPVLQRDPLWLTH
- a CDS encoding FadR/GntR family transcriptional regulator → MPDNALSSQKNHRRLAETLVDRFAQRMRDGVLQRGEKLPSELHIMEAEGVSRTVVRDALSRMQAAGLVETRHGVGTFVLDMPPPEGFSVGPATIATVSDVLNLLEFRLSLEVEAAGLAAQRRSPEALLELKRAFDALLEGPQKSGTTINADFQFHLKIAKASGNAYLIDIMKHLGTKLIPRTRMNSAYTGQSDRNAYLAGINAEHRHIYNAIAEGNVDAARSAMYLHLNGSRMRLRRTQSVYSD
- a CDS encoding ABC transporter substrate-binding protein, encoding MSLPRLAALAACLTLSTLTFAAPTQYPLTVENCGSTLTFAHAPTKAVTIGQAGTEMLYELGLGDKLVGTSLWFNNVLPRFKAQNDKVERLADNEPGFEAVIGKRPELVVVQLEWMVGKQGAVGTREQFHDLKIPTYILPSDCEGKDNLVGADGTRLEPFRIETIYKSIEQLAQIFDVRDRGDALVADLKARLSAAIANVNQNKANDVSALFWFSSSEIASDPFVAGRKGIPDFMLNSLGMRNIVQSDEEWPTVGWETIAKANPSILVIARMDRRRFPADDYLKKIAFLKSDPVTRNMDAVKHDRIVIIDAEGMQAGLRLFTGFEELADAANRFNAAR
- a CDS encoding ABC transporter permease, with protein sequence MTTSLASSAKPMVQAPQSSFAAFTASAARLMRFLLRNPMTLAGLIVISTLMVVALFAPLIATHDPLAQDMSAALRMPGAQHWFGTDEYGRDVFSRLVYGSRITLYIVMLVTVIVGPIGMLIGTVSGYFGGWVDSLFMRITDIFISFPSLVLALAFIAALGPGLEQAVIAIALTAWPPIARLARAETLSLRNADFVVAVKLQGASALRVIGRHIIPMCLSSVIIRLTMNMANIILTAAALGFLGLGAQAPLPEWGAMISSGRRYMLESWWLVAAPGATIMLVSLAFNLLGDGLRDVLDPRSE
- a CDS encoding ABC transporter ATP-binding protein, with the protein product MAMITVDSLNLSFGTGSALNHVLRDVNLQVEQGQSFGLVGESGSGKTTVLRCLAGQYHHWTGALSVAGQAVQRKLDASHYRTVQMVFQDPYASLHPRHTIDAALKEPLSIHKIGERDRRVCEVLNKVGLNESFRFRYPHQLSGGQRQRVAIARALILEPRVLLLDEPTSALDVSVQAEILNLLSDLRRQQGLTYLMVTHDLGVVAHLCDRVAVMQQGQVLETLDSSQLVNDQARHEYSRMLIQASRDMDLRPTG